From one Candidatus Chromulinivorax destructor genomic stretch:
- a CDS encoding ankyrin repeat domain-containing protein, whose translation MQYIQFDDSQHRDQLLSINEVANGAHDVIAHKIKNRFMQGMTEALLQKKNLDEIQDPVFQLVVNYQDDFIKDSMWQWLQEWAYTKEIGHYNIVNVVSFERIDILDMLTKAHVDLYSNSYYSNPLFFAVMRKNSQVVHMLLDAGVSLNEDILAIPVLGNNPTMLGILLKSDAARISRFSLDAVERLLGIAALYNYPKIVSLLLETNMYTSKTCNSVLMTAIRFKNSRIVRTMLDAHVNINFKNSSGLTPLMYATSQANTEIIKIFKQAKLKNDEYKDATYTRSYKIKKD comes from the coding sequence TTGCAGTATATACAGTTTGATGATAGCCAACATAGGGATCAATTATTAAGTATTAATGAAGTTGCAAACGGGGCCCATGATGTTATTGCTCACAAAATAAAAAATAGGTTTATGCAAGGCATGACAGAGGCTTTGTTGCAGAAAAAAAATTTAGATGAAATTCAAGATCCTGTCTTTCAATTGGTAGTAAATTATCAAGATGATTTCATAAAAGACTCTATGTGGCAATGGTTACAAGAATGGGCATATACAAAAGAAATTGGTCACTATAATATCGTAAATGTTGTAAGTTTTGAGCGTATAGATATTTTAGATATGCTTACAAAAGCTCATGTAGACCTATATAGTAATAGTTATTATTCTAATCCATTATTTTTTGCAGTTATGAGAAAAAACAGTCAAGTTGTACATATGTTACTTGATGCAGGTGTAAGCTTGAATGAAGATATTTTAGCTATCCCAGTTTTAGGTAATAATCCAACAATGTTGGGAATATTATTAAAATCAGATGCAGCAAGAATATCTCGGTTTTCTTTAGATGCAGTCGAAAGGCTGTTAGGAATTGCAGCTCTTTATAATTATCCTAAAATAGTAAGTTTATTACTTGAAACTAATATGTATACAAGTAAAACATGCAATTCAGTTTTAATGACAGCTATTCGATTTAAAAACTCTCGTATCGTAAGAACCATGCTTGATGCTCATGTTAATATAAATTTTAAAAACTCTTCAGGATTGACTCCATTAATGTATGCAACTTCTCAAGCTAATACTGAAATAATAAAGATATTTAAACAAGCAAAATTAAAAAATGATGAATACAAAGACGCTACTTATACAAGATCATATAAAATAAAAAAAGATTGA
- a CDS encoding D-alanine--D-alanine ligase family protein — translation MLKVGVLMGGMSIEREVSFNSGRTICDHLDADLFQVIPLFQSVDGKLYILPWTFLYRGKIADFQARLTTQAQQVSWDELPHLVDFMYIAVHGKYGEDGRLQAMLELLNIPYLGSKKLASALGMNKQLHNEFLRAQQIDVPAGFCISVSQIKNYNSSVIEKQLIDHNLQFPLIVKPSHEGSSFGVFVVKQLQDLQKAVETACFISCSKGQSVMIEEKVHGMEFTCIIITDNTTGELVALPPTEVLISKGSEYFDYQQKYMPGAVHEKTPARCSDSLIKKIQETCKAAMKIIGFTNLARIDGFLTPDERVVIIDSNPLSGMGPATFLFRQAAEVNIGHTELINHLIKTELKSYDMEKAAEKQTSTNLKKLRVGVLFGGPSNEKEISLESGRNVIYKLSTKKYEIVPLFVSSDVKLNIIDNRLLVCHSTREIEENLDTSQQIGWSDLATHIDFAFIALHGGPGEDGTIQGALEMLQIPYNGSGVFTSSLCMDKFKTTNFLSSQGFHVPKSLLLSYDTWAQKDESLEIFLQSIGYPCIIKPHDDGCSVMVSAPKNREEVEIALQELFMQKKYALIEELITGMELTVGVLGNENPQALMPSQTVVKGALLSLEEKFLPGAGENQTPALLPETDLAFVRKEIQAMFQAVDGRGYARIDCFFQTAQQSPTGQRRVILIEINTLPGLTPATCIFHQAAEDGMRPMEFIDKIIELGLQEHEKSASVCVDKALEIQQSL, via the coding sequence ATGCTAAAAGTTGGAGTTTTGATGGGAGGAATGTCCATTGAACGCGAAGTTTCTTTTAACTCAGGGCGAACAATTTGTGATCATTTAGATGCAGATTTATTCCAAGTTATTCCACTTTTTCAATCAGTCGATGGTAAGTTATACATTTTACCGTGGACCTTTTTATACCGTGGCAAAATAGCTGATTTTCAAGCACGATTAACAACGCAAGCTCAACAAGTCAGCTGGGATGAACTGCCTCATCTTGTTGATTTTATGTATATTGCTGTCCATGGAAAATATGGCGAAGATGGTAGATTACAAGCTATGCTTGAGCTTTTAAACATTCCTTATTTAGGCTCAAAAAAACTTGCAAGCGCCCTTGGCATGAACAAGCAGCTGCACAATGAATTTTTAAGAGCACAACAAATTGATGTTCCGGCTGGTTTTTGTATATCTGTTAGTCAAATTAAAAATTACAACAGTTCAGTTATTGAAAAACAATTAATAGATCATAACTTACAATTTCCCTTGATTGTAAAACCATCTCACGAAGGCTCAAGTTTTGGAGTTTTTGTTGTTAAGCAACTACAAGATCTACAAAAAGCTGTTGAGACTGCATGCTTTATTAGCTGCAGTAAAGGCCAATCAGTCATGATTGAAGAAAAAGTTCATGGCATGGAATTTACCTGCATTATTATTACGGACAACACAACTGGTGAATTGGTAGCACTTCCTCCAACAGAAGTCTTAATTTCAAAAGGCTCTGAATATTTTGATTACCAGCAAAAATATATGCCAGGTGCAGTTCATGAAAAAACTCCAGCTCGATGCTCAGATTCGTTAATAAAAAAAATTCAAGAAACCTGTAAAGCTGCTATGAAAATTATCGGTTTTACTAACCTAGCGCGCATTGATGGATTTTTAACCCCAGATGAACGTGTAGTAATTATTGATAGCAATCCTCTTTCTGGTATGGGGCCTGCAACGTTTTTATTTCGCCAAGCAGCAGAAGTTAATATTGGCCACACAGAATTAATTAACCACCTGATTAAAACAGAATTAAAAAGTTATGATATGGAAAAAGCAGCAGAAAAACAAACTTCTACAAACCTTAAAAAACTTCGTGTTGGAGTTTTGTTTGGTGGGCCAAGCAATGAAAAAGAGATTTCTTTAGAGTCTGGACGCAACGTAATTTATAAACTATCAACAAAAAAATATGAAATAGTACCTCTGTTTGTATCAAGTGATGTTAAACTCAATATCATCGACAATCGTTTACTTGTATGCCATTCAACAAGAGAAATTGAAGAAAACTTAGACACATCGCAGCAAATTGGCTGGTCAGATTTAGCAACTCATATTGATTTTGCATTTATAGCATTGCATGGCGGCCCTGGTGAAGATGGGACTATTCAAGGCGCTCTTGAGATGCTGCAAATTCCTTATAATGGTTCAGGTGTTTTTACCAGCAGCTTATGTATGGATAAATTTAAAACTACGAATTTTTTAAGCTCTCAAGGTTTTCATGTTCCAAAATCATTGCTCCTGTCATATGATACATGGGCACAGAAAGATGAGAGCTTAGAGATATTTTTACAATCTATTGGCTATCCTTGCATAATTAAACCCCATGACGATGGTTGCAGTGTGATGGTTTCTGCTCCAAAAAATCGTGAAGAAGTTGAAATAGCGCTGCAAGAGCTTTTTATGCAAAAAAAATATGCCCTCATTGAAGAGTTAATTACCGGCATGGAATTGACTGTTGGGGTGCTTGGCAATGAGAATCCTCAAGCTTTAATGCCAAGCCAAACTGTCGTGAAAGGTGCATTGTTATCGCTAGAAGAAAAATTTTTACCCGGTGCAGGCGAAAACCAAACCCCAGCTTTACTACCAGAAACTGATTTAGCTTTTGTAAGAAAAGAGATCCAAGCAATGTTTCAAGCTGTCGATGGTCGTGGATACGCTCGAATTGACTGCTTTTTTCAAACAGCTCAGCAATCACCAACAGGCCAGCGCCGTGTTATTTTAATAGAAATTAACACACTTCCAGGTCTAACGCCTGCAACTTGTATATTCCATCAAGCTGCCGAAGATGGCATGCGACCGATGGAATTTATCGATAAAATTATAGAGCTAGGATTACAGGAACATGAAAAATCTGCATCTGTTTGTGTAGACAAAGCTTTAGAAATACAGCAATCGTTATAA
- the orn gene encoding oligoribonuclease, translating to MLQHNNNRLIWIDLEMTGLDPVKDKILEIATIVTDDELNIIAEGPNLVIYQPNEVLAEMNEWCQIQHNKTGLVKAVQESEVSLEEAEQLTLEFLYEHCDENSTPMCGNSVWQDKLFIQQHMPDLAKFFHYRILDVSSIKLVINRWTKKYKLFKKLETHRALDDIKESIGELKCYKENFFKLSDENNKIC from the coding sequence GTGCTACAACATAATAATAACAGGCTTATTTGGATTGATCTTGAAATGACAGGTCTTGATCCGGTAAAAGATAAAATTCTTGAAATTGCAACAATTGTTACTGACGATGAATTAAATATTATTGCCGAAGGTCCAAATCTTGTTATTTATCAGCCTAATGAAGTTTTGGCTGAAATGAATGAATGGTGTCAGATTCAGCATAATAAAACTGGTTTAGTTAAAGCTGTACAAGAATCAGAAGTATCTTTAGAAGAAGCAGAACAGCTAACCTTAGAATTTTTATATGAACATTGTGATGAAAATTCTACCCCTATGTGTGGCAATTCAGTATGGCAAGATAAACTTTTTATACAACAACATATGCCTGACCTAGCAAAATTTTTTCATTATAGAATTCTTGACGTGAGTTCAATTAAATTAGTGATCAATCGATGGACTAAAAAATATAAGCTATTTAAAAAACTTGAAACTCACCGTGCGCTTGATGATATTAAAGAATCAATTGGTGAACTGAAGTGTTATAAAGAAAATTTCTTTAAACTCTCAGATGAAAATAACAAAATTTGTTAA
- a CDS encoding ankyrin repeat domain-containing protein, which translates to MKYLKMLAVLSFVFTSNLFSVEHEVKSTSFQEDLERYAEHDYKAENEVFKFLQKQKLTQQSLYDYFLEHTEFNDSDHEDQMPNFDEVVQGAHDLIAEKIKDRFMQGMTEALLQQKKLHEVQDPVFQFVINHQDYDFIKYLMYEWLGQWATLKNKISFYEGVPVRKKMNLFITVFFDRQDILQMLITAHADLNIQDDHDKYTVLILAAEKGKEKCVKMLLEAGANKNITCAYDVTALMLASQAGHEETVRILVNNGVDINSLDVHHCTALMIAAQAGHKEMVNILLKAGADKDIKSLKNETALMAAVQKGRTGIVKKLLKVGADKDVKTIDNKTALDFAVQRDYKKIQEILLHAN; encoded by the coding sequence ATGAAATATCTAAAAATGTTAGCTGTGCTTAGTTTTGTTTTTACTTCAAACCTTTTTTCCGTAGAACATGAAGTAAAATCAACTTCATTTCAGGAAGATCTTGAACGTTATGCAGAGCATGATTACAAAGCTGAAAATGAAGTATTTAAATTCTTACAAAAACAAAAATTGACACAGCAATCATTGTATGATTATTTTTTAGAACATACAGAATTTAATGATAGTGATCATGAAGATCAAATGCCAAACTTTGATGAAGTTGTGCAAGGAGCGCATGATCTTATTGCTGAAAAAATAAAAGATAGATTTATGCAAGGGATGACGGAGGCATTATTGCAGCAAAAAAAGTTACATGAAGTTCAAGATCCTGTTTTTCAATTTGTGATAAATCATCAAGATTATGATTTTATAAAATATCTTATGTATGAATGGTTAGGGCAATGGGCAACATTAAAAAATAAAATAAGCTTTTATGAAGGTGTACCTGTCCGTAAAAAAATGAATCTTTTCATAACAGTATTCTTTGATCGCCAAGATATTTTGCAGATGTTGATTACAGCGCATGCAGATTTAAATATTCAAGATGATCACGATAAATATACAGTATTAATATTAGCAGCAGAAAAAGGAAAAGAAAAATGTGTCAAAATGTTACTTGAAGCTGGAGCAAATAAAAACATTACATGTGCTTATGATGTTACGGCATTAATGCTTGCATCTCAAGCAGGTCATGAAGAAACTGTGCGTATTTTAGTGAATAATGGGGTGGATATAAATAGCCTTGATGTACATCATTGTACAGCTCTCATGATTGCAGCTCAAGCAGGTCATAAAGAAATGGTAAATATATTACTTAAGGCTGGAGCTGATAAAGATATTAAAAGTCTTAAAAATGAGACTGCATTAATGGCTGCAGTTCAAAAGGGTCGTACAGGAATAGTAAAAAAATTACTTAAGGTTGGAGCTGATAAAGATGTTAAAACTATTGATAATAAGACGGCATTAGATTTTGCAGTTCAAAGAGATTATAAAAAAATACAAGAGATATTATTACATGCCAATTAA